In Limibacter armeniacum, a single window of DNA contains:
- a CDS encoding DUF5675 family protein, translating to MSNYKATLTRIKGNSKQTEGIFSLYNNRQKLFECRSLELPWLNNQQNISCIPTGTYHCTLRTTGKYKNRAFHVTEKNGQEVKGRSGILIHSGTYNSHTKGCVLLGLDLSSDLNADGQLDVTYSAAAIELLVKLAITYGMESFDLTVN from the coding sequence ATGAGCAACTACAAAGCCACCCTGACAAGGATCAAGGGCAATTCCAAACAGACCGAGGGCATCTTTTCGCTCTACAACAACAGGCAGAAACTGTTCGAATGCCGCAGTTTAGAATTACCATGGCTCAACAATCAGCAGAACATATCCTGCATCCCGACTGGGACTTACCACTGTACACTCAGGACTACGGGCAAATACAAGAACAGAGCCTTTCATGTCACAGAGAAAAACGGTCAGGAAGTGAAAGGGAGATCAGGAATACTGATCCATTCCGGCACCTACAACAGCCATACAAAGGGTTGCGTCTTGCTGGGACTGGATCTATCCTCAGACCTCAATGCTGACGGGCAACTCGATGTTACCTACTCAGCCGCAGCCATTGAGCTACTGGTAAAACTGGCCATCACCTATGGCATGGAATCTTTTGATTTGACAGTCAACTAA
- a CDS encoding DUF6712 family protein yields MLISTPEELANNLDNVKDDFDIDLIKPAIRRTERKHIIPVISKALYDRINDKYEADPATLTDIEQELLDEIQSALANLAFASYMTSGQLDISESGFHINQSETQKTAWPWQIANLKKQLLQTGFEGIDMLLEFLETNKADFPEWVASNAYTINKEHFVNTIDQFQLYYNLHGSRTTFRSMSSVIRKVEDFNIQAELGKDFYDELKAEIKTGNVSADNQTLIDMLVPAVVLLSSATAIREFVVIITDNGIRSFDSYEGAAEKEKMASMSDIDMTSQNLENDGGAYLKKAIDYLKEKASDTLYATFFNSDKYSNEKECRDPHTKMYY; encoded by the coding sequence ATGTTAATCTCTACACCTGAAGAACTGGCCAACAATCTTGACAACGTCAAGGATGACTTTGATATCGACCTGATAAAACCTGCCATCCGCAGGACAGAGCGCAAGCATATCATTCCAGTGATCAGCAAGGCATTGTATGACCGCATCAATGACAAGTACGAAGCCGACCCTGCTACACTGACAGATATTGAGCAGGAGCTATTGGACGAGATCCAGTCAGCACTCGCTAACCTGGCATTTGCCAGTTACATGACAAGTGGCCAATTGGATATCTCAGAGTCTGGTTTCCATATCAACCAAAGCGAGACGCAAAAAACTGCATGGCCTTGGCAGATTGCCAACCTCAAGAAACAGTTGTTGCAAACAGGTTTTGAAGGGATCGATATGTTACTGGAGTTTCTCGAAACAAACAAGGCAGACTTTCCGGAATGGGTAGCCTCAAATGCCTACACCATCAACAAGGAGCACTTTGTCAATACTATCGACCAGTTCCAGCTATACTATAACCTACACGGTTCACGGACTACATTCCGTAGTATGTCTTCCGTTATCCGCAAGGTGGAAGACTTCAACATCCAAGCCGAATTAGGCAAGGACTTCTACGATGAGCTAAAAGCCGAAATCAAAACAGGCAACGTCTCAGCCGACAACCAGACGCTGATTGACATGCTGGTTCCGGCAGTAGTACTGCTGTCATCAGCAACAGCCATCCGTGAGTTTGTGGTCATCATCACAGACAATGGCATCCGATCATTTGACAGCTACGAGGGAGCAGCCGAAAAAGAGAAAATGGCAAGCATGAGCGACATTGACATGACCAGCCAGAACCTTGAAAACGACGGGGGAGCATACCTCAAAAAGGCTATCGATTATTTAAAGGAGAAAGCATCAGACACCCTGTATGCCACCTTCTTTAATTCAGATAAATACAGCAATGAAAAAGAATGTCGGGACCCACACACCAAAATGTACTACTGA
- a CDS encoding S49 family peptidase, with protein sequence MNTALISTILNSVWAINQDSVKGFVPLINSILSGRSFWEGKDLAQLREAHRSNTMNYTVASSGVSKQRRFGVVKIHGVVMKNDQQCGPEGTITKSKQIIAFDNDPDIDAILLDIDSPGGQADGTQTLVDTIRNTRKPVAAFVSDGMAASAAMWIASAADEIISSHDTNLIGSIGAMMNYVDDREYWESLGVKFNSIYADDASEKNSEYRALMEGNTEPYKQKILNPLNNAFVNGIKKNRRGKLKLNHKTLFKGAIFTSSEALEVGLIDAIGDENFALKRLSALTDKSNSSKKTNTKMSNITTNKWARTFAALNATELDATEEGVVLNNEQMDTIEQSLAASEAVQTQLETANANLETANSDLSAANENIATLEARIQELEKSPSASSTQPATGNSDNDSSPSTDAEAAHFSTVGKQRQERIARMRK encoded by the coding sequence ATGAATACAGCACTTATTTCTACCATACTTAATAGCGTCTGGGCTATTAATCAAGACTCTGTCAAAGGATTTGTACCACTGATCAACTCCATATTGTCCGGACGTAGTTTCTGGGAAGGAAAAGACCTTGCTCAGCTTCGGGAAGCGCACCGCTCCAACACGATGAATTATACTGTTGCCTCCAGTGGAGTAAGTAAGCAGAGAAGATTCGGGGTTGTCAAGATCCATGGTGTTGTCATGAAGAATGACCAACAGTGTGGCCCTGAGGGGACCATTACCAAATCAAAACAAATTATTGCCTTTGATAATGATCCGGATATTGACGCTATCCTGTTGGATATTGACTCTCCAGGTGGTCAGGCTGATGGTACACAAACATTGGTAGATACAATCCGAAATACCCGTAAACCTGTTGCTGCTTTTGTCAGTGATGGAATGGCCGCTTCTGCTGCTATGTGGATTGCCAGTGCAGCAGATGAGATTATTAGCTCACATGATACCAACCTGATCGGCTCTATTGGTGCAATGATGAATTATGTAGATGACCGTGAGTATTGGGAAAGTTTGGGCGTAAAGTTCAATAGTATTTACGCTGATGATGCCTCAGAAAAAAACAGTGAGTACAGGGCATTGATGGAAGGTAACACTGAACCATATAAGCAAAAAATCCTGAACCCACTTAACAATGCCTTTGTGAACGGTATCAAGAAAAACCGACGTGGAAAGTTGAAGCTAAATCATAAGACCTTGTTCAAAGGAGCCATTTTCACCAGCAGCGAAGCATTGGAAGTTGGTCTGATCGATGCCATTGGAGATGAAAACTTTGCACTCAAAAGGTTATCCGCACTTACAGATAAATCAAATTCTTCAAAAAAGACCAATACCAAAATGTCAAATATCACCACCAACAAATGGGCACGCACTTTTGCAGCTTTAAACGCTACTGAGCTTGACGCTACAGAAGAGGGCGTTGTGCTTAACAACGAACAGATGGATACCATCGAGCAGTCTTTGGCTGCATCAGAAGCGGTACAAACGCAGCTTGAAACTGCCAATGCCAATTTGGAAACAGCCAACTCTGATCTTTCAGCAGCTAACGAAAATATAGCTACGCTTGAGGCTCGTATCCAGGAGCTGGAAAAGAGTCCGTCCGCAAGCAGTACGCAACCAGCTACTGGCAATAGCGACAACGACAGCAGCCCATCTACTGACGCTGAAGCCGCTCACTTTTCTACTGTCGGAAAACAAAGACAGGAGCGTATCGCCAGAATGAGAAAATAA
- a CDS encoding primase-helicase family protein: protein MNTSTILFSQAIEAKMTMDGKNLSKNVIIVLGSETEGIEGSLQGDDIVLVQKFYDLFNYDSMEPVKELTDILDKLTPEVLTILYPSDTRVNKYHPNKDLYKKPAGLTKQIKSFHKAFNYLTKRKGIATKRIVLKVIKADYWQQARTLDRMLFEFPDHEEEIIKSLSSEHENKWFDHVKLADGEMEHLYRYFGIDFQDHTVQDFYNIYNRFGDIDKSEFIYKSCIYQLIRGEIKKIKHVDADKYIQILDKIVLMSVQYLGENADLFVRGMQPTSYESVKRKYGADFIKDIPAYDGLALEPDNTKNYQRRFTTSKGRLEFDYYNVYEPLNVYPGNFKTAEEAAEACPNILSYFHHISQGNAEWDAPILGDRLTVLLDWFRIAYRYPKARLPMVILMSRERGTGKSTLLNLMRYIFGANAMVTDINDLLGRFNSHNAYKTYIGLEEIKVESERDQAMNMLKDLITGHTRLMEPKGVIKSEVSNFAHFIATSNHEDNIMKIDSDDEDRFFMLKPPVLQETKPNMLQMMKEEVPAFLSMLVQTPIHHVNPNARNNSIAEMKMGRLWFNVKHIQTEEFFNVIKHSKPMAMKEVETFMRDLFLNFNVQTVRIHPKVLCDLMKDTAKFKYSPDDIKRVFAEKGYKTLSTSVSFIYIPLDVEKDHKGNLQYIYYREKIKNTSEYRIPKNRYYELQAEDWLTPEEFERIKGKTIDDLNIDEENYLVETAKIHLNGNAEDLVFEYLKAQPINSRWIEMEDLMERFNRKVDNPIKQDQWRKHIQSFHDWSEKDRTVVISDNYDKIQFKPPF, encoded by the coding sequence ATGAATACCTCAACGATACTTTTTTCACAGGCAATTGAAGCTAAGATGACCATGGATGGAAAGAACCTTTCCAAAAATGTAATCATTGTGCTAGGGTCAGAAACCGAAGGAATTGAAGGAAGTTTACAAGGGGATGACATCGTATTGGTTCAAAAGTTTTACGACTTGTTCAATTACGATTCAATGGAGCCAGTAAAAGAGCTGACCGATATCCTGGACAAACTAACTCCTGAAGTACTGACAATACTCTACCCATCTGATACAAGAGTCAACAAATACCACCCAAACAAAGACCTCTATAAAAAGCCCGCAGGTTTGACAAAACAGATCAAGTCATTCCACAAGGCTTTTAACTACCTAACCAAACGGAAAGGTATTGCAACCAAAAGAATCGTACTGAAAGTAATCAAGGCGGACTACTGGCAGCAAGCCCGAACACTGGATAGGATGCTGTTCGAATTTCCGGATCACGAAGAAGAAATCATTAAATCCCTAAGCAGCGAACATGAAAACAAATGGTTTGATCATGTCAAGCTGGCTGATGGAGAAATGGAACACCTGTACCGCTACTTTGGTATCGACTTTCAGGATCACACGGTACAAGACTTCTATAATATCTATAACAGGTTTGGAGATATTGACAAGTCTGAGTTTATCTATAAGTCTTGCATTTACCAACTGATCAGGGGTGAGATCAAAAAGATCAAGCACGTAGATGCAGACAAGTATATTCAAATCTTGGATAAGATTGTACTGATGTCAGTCCAGTATTTGGGCGAAAATGCTGACCTGTTTGTACGAGGCATGCAGCCAACTTCCTACGAATCGGTAAAAAGGAAATATGGAGCGGATTTTATCAAAGACATCCCCGCTTATGATGGGCTGGCGCTTGAGCCGGACAACACCAAGAACTACCAACGGAGGTTTACCACCAGCAAAGGCAGGTTGGAGTTTGACTATTACAATGTCTACGAACCGCTGAATGTTTATCCTGGCAATTTCAAAACTGCTGAAGAAGCAGCAGAAGCATGTCCCAATATCCTAAGCTATTTCCACCATATCTCACAAGGGAATGCGGAATGGGATGCACCAATATTGGGAGACAGATTAACGGTATTGCTTGACTGGTTCCGGATTGCCTATCGCTATCCAAAAGCCAGACTCCCTATGGTCATCCTGATGAGCCGCGAGCGTGGAACAGGTAAGTCAACCTTACTCAACCTGATGCGATACATCTTTGGAGCCAATGCCATGGTTACTGATATCAACGACCTGTTAGGCAGGTTCAACTCACACAACGCTTACAAGACATATATAGGTCTGGAAGAAATTAAGGTAGAAAGTGAAAGAGACCAGGCGATGAACATGCTAAAGGATTTGATCACAGGACACACAAGATTGATGGAACCAAAAGGTGTGATCAAGTCTGAAGTATCCAACTTTGCTCACTTCATAGCCACCTCAAACCATGAGGATAATATCATGAAGATTGACTCTGATGATGAGGACCGTTTCTTTATGCTGAAACCGCCAGTACTACAAGAGACAAAACCAAACATGCTGCAGATGATGAAGGAAGAAGTCCCTGCATTCCTGAGCATGTTAGTCCAGACTCCTATCCACCATGTAAACCCCAATGCCCGAAACAACAGCATTGCCGAAATGAAGATGGGCCGTCTTTGGTTCAATGTAAAGCACATTCAAACGGAAGAGTTTTTCAATGTGATCAAGCATTCAAAGCCAATGGCCATGAAAGAGGTCGAAACCTTTATGAGAGACCTTTTCCTCAACTTCAATGTGCAAACGGTCAGGATACACCCAAAGGTACTTTGTGACCTGATGAAAGACACCGCCAAGTTTAAGTACAGCCCTGATGACATCAAGCGAGTGTTTGCAGAAAAAGGATACAAAACCCTAAGTACAAGTGTGTCATTTATCTACATCCCTTTGGATGTGGAAAAAGACCATAAAGGCAACCTTCAGTACATCTATTACAGAGAGAAAATCAAGAACACCAGCGAGTACAGGATTCCCAAAAACCGCTATTACGAGCTTCAAGCTGAAGATTGGTTAACACCTGAAGAATTTGAAAGAATCAAGGGTAAGACAATCGACGACCTGAACATTGATGAGGAAAACTACTTGGTTGAAACCGCCAAAATTCACCTGAACGGCAACGCTGAAGACCTGGTATTTGAATACCTCAAAGCTCAGCCAATTAACAGCAGGTGGATAGAAATGGAAGACTTGATGGAAAGGTTTAACCGAAAGGTAGATAACCCAATCAAACAGGATCAATGGCGCAAGCATATACAGAGCTTTCACGACTGGAGCGAGAAAGACAGAACAGTAGTGATCTCAGACAATTACGACAAGATTCAATTTAAACCTCCTTTCTAA
- a CDS encoding DUF2528 family protein yields MPIKEYRCQYDSSYAEVTFEVDTDVFTTESANVLLEYWDWDYDEEADEIEEAIRKWSLECFREAMSRRIDNADQLIDVFDSKPEWPKLDGSIGVKVVNFSPFELREDWLTVDINPQH; encoded by the coding sequence ATGCCAATAAAAGAATATAGATGTCAATACGACTCATCCTATGCCGAGGTCACATTCGAAGTCGATACTGATGTTTTTACTACTGAATCAGCAAATGTACTGCTTGAATATTGGGACTGGGACTATGACGAAGAAGCTGACGAAATCGAAGAGGCAATTAGAAAGTGGTCACTTGAATGTTTTCGTGAAGCGATGTCCAGAAGGATTGATAATGCTGATCAGCTTATTGATGTATTTGACTCAAAACCGGAATGGCCCAAACTGGACGGATCAATAGGTGTAAAAGTTGTCAACTTCAGTCCATTTGAGTTACGAGAGGATTGGCTAACGGTAGACATAAACCCACAACATTAA